A region from the Lysobacter sp. BMK333-48F3 genome encodes:
- a CDS encoding Mth938-like domain-containing protein, giving the protein MLLSLETPDHEFFLRGADGRVALVNDRRLERSFVLAPNRLIEDWAVGDVRTLSIEDLAPLLELQPELIVLGCGASQAFPPPATLAACLGRGIGLESMTNAAAARTFNVLAGEGRRVVAGFVLGA; this is encoded by the coding sequence ATGCTCCTCTCACTCGAAACCCCCGACCACGAGTTCTTCCTGCGCGGGGCCGACGGCCGGGTCGCGCTGGTCAACGACCGCCGGCTCGAGCGCAGCTTCGTGCTGGCGCCGAACCGGCTGATCGAGGATTGGGCGGTCGGCGACGTACGCACGCTGAGCATCGAAGACCTCGCCCCCCTGCTCGAGCTGCAGCCGGAGCTGATCGTGCTCGGCTGCGGCGCCAGCCAGGCGTTCCCGCCGCCGGCCACCCTGGCCGCCTGCCTGGGCCGCGGGATCGGCCTGGAAAGCATGACCAACGCCGCCGCGGCGCGGACCTTCAACGTGCTCGCCGGCGAAGGCCGACGGGTGGTCGCGGGCTTCGTCCTGGGCGCATAG
- the hflK gene encoding FtsH protease activity modulator HflK yields the protein MAWNTPGSDNSGDNPRPPRRKPQGRGLDAVIEPLRGLFGNGGGGILRWVALLLGLWLMFNCFVLVTEQERGVVLRFGVFSRVLQPGPHFKAPWPIESVRKVNATQTQAYSETIPVLTRDGNMVNVEINVQYRIESPRLYLFGSRKPDDVLKQAAQSAVREQIGRSDLDTVLGARSVLTTQVRQRLQASLKAYETGLILTELNLPNARPPEEVKDAFDEAQRANAEKSTSINEAQAYAKKIVPEARGDAQRIRTTAEGYKTSTVARAEGDATRFSLLVEQYKNAPDVTRKRLWLDTVQEVLAQNRTIVGGDSRQILYVPMADRNAVPTTPGPVSVPLQPEMLSPVTSTESSTMPYVGRPARPKTRDEVMR from the coding sequence ATGGCCTGGAACACCCCTGGCAGTGACAATTCCGGCGACAACCCGCGTCCGCCGCGCCGCAAACCCCAAGGGCGCGGCCTCGACGCCGTGATCGAGCCGCTGCGCGGCCTGTTCGGCAACGGCGGCGGCGGGATCCTGCGCTGGGTCGCGCTGCTGCTCGGCCTGTGGCTGATGTTCAACTGCTTCGTCCTGGTGACCGAGCAGGAGCGCGGCGTGGTCCTGCGCTTCGGCGTGTTTTCGCGCGTGCTCCAGCCCGGCCCGCACTTCAAGGCGCCGTGGCCGATCGAGAGCGTGCGCAAGGTCAACGCGACCCAGACCCAGGCCTACAGCGAAACCATCCCGGTGCTGACCCGCGACGGCAACATGGTCAACGTCGAGATCAACGTCCAGTACCGGATCGAGTCGCCGCGCCTGTACCTGTTCGGTTCGCGCAAGCCCGACGACGTGCTCAAGCAGGCCGCGCAGAGCGCGGTGCGCGAGCAGATCGGCCGCTCCGACCTGGACACCGTGCTCGGCGCGCGCAGCGTGCTGACCACCCAGGTGCGCCAGCGCCTGCAGGCCTCGCTCAAGGCCTACGAGACCGGCCTGATCCTGACCGAGCTCAACCTGCCCAACGCGCGTCCGCCGGAAGAGGTCAAGGACGCGTTCGACGAAGCCCAGCGCGCCAACGCCGAAAAGTCGACCTCGATCAACGAGGCCCAGGCCTACGCCAAGAAGATCGTCCCGGAAGCGCGCGGCGACGCGCAGCGCATCCGCACCACCGCCGAGGGCTACAAGACCTCGACCGTGGCCCGCGCCGAAGGCGACGCGACCCGCTTCTCGCTGTTGGTCGAGCAGTACAAGAACGCGCCCGACGTGACCCGCAAGCGCCTGTGGCTGGATACGGTGCAGGAAGTGCTGGCGCAGAACCGCACCATCGTCGGCGGCGACTCGCGCCAGATCCTGTACGTGCCGATGGCCGACCGCAACGCGGTGCCGACCACGCCGGGCCCGGTCAGCGTGCCGCTGCAGCCGGAAATGCTCAGCCCGGTCACCTCGACCGAATCGAGCACCATGCCCTACGTCGGCCGCCCGGCGCGCCCGAAGACCCGCGATGAGGTGATGCGATGA
- the ftsH gene encoding ATP-dependent zinc metalloprotease FtsH: protein MNDLAKNLLLWVIVAVVLMVVFQAFGPRTPGADVLAYDQFINQVQSDKIKEVKISDDGTTITGTRKDDTKFTTYSTRDPYLINDLINHKVVTEQTPPSSSPSLIMILVNVLPWLLFIGIWVYFMRQMQQGGSKGAMSFGRSRAKLQGEDQVKVTLADVAGCDEAKEEVGELVEFLRDPSKFQKLGGKIPRGVLMVGPPGTGKTLLARAIAGEAKVPFFSISGSDFVEMFVGVGASRVRDMFEQAKKHAPCIIFIDEIDAVGRHRGAGLGGGHDEREQTLNQLLVEMDGFEGGEGVIVIAATNRPDVLDPALLRPGRFDRQVVVGLPDVKGREQILRVHMRKLPLHDDVEPMTIARGTPGFSGADLANLCNEAALFAARENAKDVRMEHFDKARDKILMGAERRSMAMSEDEKKLTAYHEAGHAIVGRVVPEHDPVYKVTIIPRGRALGVTMYLPEGDKYSMNRVAIESMLCSLYGGRVAEELIFGVDKVTTGASNDIERATKMARNMVTKWGLSDEMGPIAYGEEEDEVFLGRSVTQHKNVSNETARRIDEVVRGILDKAYGRTSQILKDNLDKLHVMAEALLQYETIDAAQIDEIMAGRRPGPPADWAKAGKLPKDDNRPGAIGGPAAQT from the coding sequence ATGAACGATTTGGCCAAGAATCTGCTGCTTTGGGTGATCGTCGCCGTCGTGCTGATGGTGGTGTTCCAGGCGTTCGGCCCGCGCACCCCCGGCGCCGATGTGCTGGCCTACGACCAGTTCATCAACCAGGTCCAGTCGGACAAGATCAAGGAAGTGAAGATCTCCGACGACGGCACCACGATCACCGGCACGCGCAAGGACGACACCAAGTTCACCACCTACAGCACGCGCGACCCGTACCTGATCAACGACCTGATCAACCACAAGGTCGTCACCGAGCAGACCCCGCCGTCGAGCAGCCCCTCGCTGATCATGATCTTGGTCAACGTGCTGCCGTGGCTGCTGTTCATCGGCATCTGGGTGTACTTCATGCGCCAGATGCAGCAGGGCGGCAGCAAGGGCGCGATGAGCTTCGGCCGTTCGCGGGCCAAGCTGCAGGGCGAGGACCAGGTCAAGGTGACCCTGGCCGACGTCGCCGGCTGCGACGAGGCCAAGGAAGAAGTCGGCGAACTGGTCGAGTTCCTGCGCGACCCGTCCAAGTTCCAGAAGCTCGGCGGCAAGATTCCGCGCGGCGTGCTGATGGTCGGCCCGCCGGGCACCGGCAAGACCCTGCTCGCCCGCGCCATCGCCGGCGAGGCCAAGGTGCCGTTCTTCTCGATCTCCGGTTCCGACTTCGTCGAGATGTTCGTCGGCGTCGGCGCCAGCCGCGTGCGCGACATGTTCGAGCAGGCCAAGAAGCACGCGCCCTGCATCATCTTCATCGACGAAATCGACGCCGTCGGCCGCCATCGCGGCGCCGGCCTGGGCGGCGGCCACGACGAGCGCGAGCAGACCCTCAACCAGTTGCTGGTCGAGATGGACGGTTTCGAGGGCGGCGAAGGCGTGATCGTGATCGCCGCGACCAACCGCCCCGACGTGCTCGACCCGGCGCTGCTGCGCCCGGGCCGCTTCGACCGCCAGGTGGTGGTCGGCCTGCCGGACGTGAAGGGCCGCGAGCAGATCCTGCGCGTGCACATGCGCAAGCTGCCGCTGCACGACGACGTCGAGCCGATGACCATCGCCCGCGGCACCCCGGGTTTCTCCGGCGCCGACCTGGCCAACCTCTGCAACGAGGCGGCCCTGTTCGCCGCGCGCGAGAACGCCAAGGACGTGCGCATGGAGCACTTCGACAAGGCGCGCGACAAGATCCTGATGGGCGCCGAGCGCCGCTCGATGGCGATGAGCGAGGACGAGAAGAAGCTGACCGCCTACCACGAGGCCGGCCACGCCATCGTCGGCCGCGTCGTGCCCGAGCACGACCCGGTGTACAAGGTCACCATCATTCCGCGCGGCCGCGCCCTGGGCGTGACCATGTACCTGCCGGAAGGCGACAAGTACTCGATGAACCGGGTCGCGATCGAGTCGATGCTGTGCTCGCTGTACGGCGGCCGCGTCGCCGAGGAGCTGATCTTCGGCGTCGACAAGGTCACCACCGGCGCGTCCAACGACATCGAGCGCGCGACCAAGATGGCCCGCAACATGGTCACCAAGTGGGGCCTGAGCGACGAGATGGGCCCGATCGCCTACGGCGAAGAAGAGGACGAAGTCTTCCTCGGCCGTTCGGTCACCCAGCACAAGAACGTGTCCAACGAGACCGCGCGCAGGATCGACGAGGTCGTGCGCGGCATCCTCGACAAGGCCTACGGCCGCACCTCGCAGATCCTCAAGGACAACCTCGACAAGCTGCACGTGATGGCCGAGGCGCTGCTGCAGTACGAGACCATCGACGCGGCCCAGATCGACGAGATCATGGCCGGCCGCCGCCCGGGCCCGCCGGCCGACTGGGCCAAGGCCGGCAAGCTGCCCAAGGACGACAACCGTCCGGGCGCGATCGGCGGCCCGGCGGCGCAGACCTGA
- the rlmE gene encoding 23S rRNA (uridine(2552)-2'-O)-methyltransferase RlmE, translating into MATRSKSSHRWLKEHFSDPFVKKAKAEGLRSRAAYKLEELVERDRLLRPGMVVVDLGAAPGGWSQWVRQELDRLNPKQPGRIIALDILDMPGLAGVEFLHGDFREDAVLSQLEATLGGQAVDLVLSDMAPNMSGVDAVDLPRAMHLSELAMDFADRHLKVDGTFLIKLFQGVGFDDYVRELRRRYAKVSIRKPAASRKRSPEVYALAQGKRATAA; encoded by the coding sequence ATGGCGACCCGCAGCAAATCCAGCCATCGCTGGCTCAAAGAGCACTTTTCCGACCCCTTCGTGAAGAAGGCCAAGGCCGAGGGCCTGCGCTCGCGCGCGGCCTACAAGCTGGAGGAGCTGGTCGAGCGCGACCGCCTGCTGCGGCCGGGCATGGTGGTGGTCGACCTGGGCGCCGCCCCGGGCGGCTGGTCGCAGTGGGTCCGGCAGGAACTGGACCGGCTGAATCCGAAGCAGCCCGGCCGGATCATCGCCCTGGACATCCTCGACATGCCCGGCCTGGCCGGGGTCGAATTCCTTCATGGCGATTTCAGGGAGGATGCGGTGTTATCGCAGTTGGAAGCCACCCTGGGCGGGCAGGCGGTGGACCTTGTGCTGTCGGACATGGCCCCCAATATGAGCGGTGTGGATGCGGTGGACCTGCCGCGGGCGATGCACCTTTCGGAGCTGGCGATGGATTTCGCCGACCGGCACCTGAAGGTCGACGGTACGTTCCTGATCAAGCTGTTCCAGGGCGTCGGCTTCGACGATTACGTGCGCGAACTGCGCCGACGCTACGCCAAGGTCTCGATCCGCAAGCCGGCGGCCTCGCGCAAGCGGTCGCCGGAGGTGTACGCACTGGCGCAGGGCAAACGCGCAACGGCCGCATGA
- the hfq gene encoding RNA chaperone Hfq, giving the protein MSKGQSLQDPFLNALRRERVPVSVYLVNGIKLQGTIESFDQFVVLLRNTVSQMVYKHAISTVVPARNVRVGPGGGYVQSAEGGDGSDETE; this is encoded by the coding sequence ATGTCTAAGGGGCAATCCCTCCAGGATCCTTTCCTGAATGCGCTGCGTCGCGAACGTGTGCCGGTCTCGGTCTACCTCGTCAACGGCATCAAGCTGCAGGGCACGATCGAATCGTTCGATCAGTTCGTGGTGCTGCTGCGCAATACCGTGAGCCAGATGGTCTACAAGCACGCGATTTCCACCGTGGTGCCCGCGCGCAACGTGCGCGTCGGACCGGGCGGCGGCTATGTCCAGTCGGCCGAAGGCGGCGACGGCAGCGACGAAACCGAATAA
- the yhbY gene encoding ribosome assembly RNA-binding protein YhbY, which produces MPTLLTSAQTRFLRGQAHDLKAMLQVGGKGVTDALVAEIDLALEHHELIKVKVGAEDREARDSLIAEIAERTGSALVQRIGHTAVLYRPSKERRQIVLPRA; this is translated from the coding sequence ATGCCGACCCTGCTGACCTCCGCCCAGACCCGTTTCCTGCGCGGACAGGCCCACGATCTCAAGGCCATGCTCCAGGTCGGCGGCAAGGGCGTGACGGATGCGTTGGTGGCCGAAATCGACCTGGCCCTGGAGCACCACGAGCTGATCAAGGTCAAGGTCGGCGCCGAAGACCGCGAGGCCCGCGACTCACTCATCGCTGAGATCGCCGAACGCACCGGCTCGGCCCTGGTCCAGCGCATCGGCCACACCGCCGTGCTGTACCGCCCGAGCAAGGAACGGCGCCAGATCGTGTTGCCGCGGGCCTGA
- a CDS encoding protease modulator HflC, which produces MRFPVIVAAVVAALLALLGSVFTVSEGHSAIVFRLGTVVREDIGPGLRFKWPLIETARVFDRRLQILESPPERYLTADKLDVSVDFFALGQIDDMRRFFQATGGDESVAVERLAPIIRDSLRNEINSLKLLDVVKGDREAVIGKQLEAINKGAATLGIRIKDIRIKRIDLPQDSNVLASVYNQMRSQRLQVASQLRAEGVEQAQAIRAAAERDRTVILAEAERDAQRLRGEGDAQAARLYGEAANKDPAFFAFQRSLESYRKSFADGQSVIVLDRDDPFLQYLKSDR; this is translated from the coding sequence ATGAGATTCCCCGTCATTGTGGCCGCGGTGGTGGCCGCCCTGCTGGCCCTGCTGGGTTCGGTGTTCACCGTCTCCGAAGGGCACAGCGCGATCGTGTTCCGGCTCGGCACCGTGGTGCGCGAGGACATCGGCCCCGGCCTGCGCTTCAAGTGGCCGCTGATCGAAACCGCGCGGGTGTTCGACCGCCGCCTGCAGATCCTGGAATCGCCGCCGGAGCGCTACCTGACCGCCGACAAGCTCGACGTCAGCGTCGACTTCTTCGCCCTCGGCCAGATCGACGACATGCGCCGCTTCTTCCAGGCCACCGGCGGCGACGAGTCCGTCGCGGTCGAGCGTCTGGCGCCGATCATCCGCGACTCGCTGCGCAACGAGATCAACTCGCTGAAGCTGCTCGACGTGGTCAAGGGCGACCGCGAGGCGGTGATCGGCAAGCAGCTGGAAGCGATCAACAAGGGCGCTGCGACGCTGGGCATCCGGATCAAGGACATCCGCATCAAGCGCATCGACCTGCCGCAGGACAGCAACGTGCTGGCCTCGGTCTACAACCAGATGCGCTCGCAGCGCCTGCAGGTCGCCAGCCAGCTGCGCGCCGAGGGCGTGGAGCAGGCGCAGGCGATCCGCGCCGCGGCCGAACGCGACCGCACCGTGATCCTGGCCGAGGCCGAGCGCGACGCGCAGCGCCTGCGCGGCGAGGGCGACGCCCAGGCCGCGCGCCTGTACGGCGAGGCGGCGAACAAGGATCCGGCCTTCTTCGCCTTCCAGCGCAGCCTGGAGAGCTACCGCAAGTCCTTCGCCGATGGCCAGAGCGTGATCGTGCTCGACCGCGACGATCCGTTCCTGCAATACCTCAAGTCCGACCGCTGA
- the folP gene encoding dihydropteroate synthase, which yields MFDLSPILDCNGRPLKLDRPRVMGIVNVTPDSFSDGGAHDGVEAAVAHALRLAAEGADVLDIGGESTRPGADEVPVEEELRRTIPVIERLARETGLPISIDTSKPEVMQAAVAAGAGMINDVYALRRDGALEAAAGLGVPVVLMHMQGEPRSMQHEPVYDDVVAQVHRFLAERIFAAEMAGIAKKRIVVDPGFGFGKTLDHNLSLLAQLERFAELGVPLLAGLSRKRSIGELTGREDARERVHGSVAAHLIAAQRGATLLRVHDVAATVDALKVWHAVAAQAMPRRTTASAPSLKWPDDE from the coding sequence ATGTTCGACCTCTCCCCGATCCTCGACTGCAACGGCCGCCCGCTCAAGCTCGATCGCCCGCGGGTGATGGGCATCGTCAACGTCACCCCGGACTCGTTCTCCGACGGCGGGGCGCACGATGGCGTCGAGGCGGCGGTGGCGCATGCGCTGCGGCTGGCCGCGGAGGGCGCGGACGTGCTCGATATCGGCGGCGAGTCGACCCGGCCCGGGGCCGATGAGGTGCCGGTCGAGGAGGAACTGCGGCGCACGATTCCGGTGATCGAGCGCTTGGCGCGCGAAACCGGCCTGCCGATCAGCATCGACACCTCCAAGCCCGAGGTCATGCAGGCTGCGGTCGCGGCCGGCGCGGGGATGATCAACGACGTCTACGCCCTGCGCCGCGACGGCGCGCTCGAAGCGGCGGCCGGGCTCGGCGTGCCGGTGGTGCTGATGCACATGCAGGGCGAGCCGCGCTCGATGCAGCACGAGCCGGTCTACGACGACGTGGTCGCGCAAGTGCACCGCTTCCTCGCCGAGCGCATCTTCGCCGCCGAGATGGCCGGCATCGCCAAGAAACGGATCGTGGTCGATCCGGGCTTCGGCTTCGGCAAGACCCTGGACCACAACCTGAGCCTGCTGGCCCAACTCGAGCGCTTCGCCGAACTCGGCGTGCCGCTGCTGGCCGGTCTGTCGCGCAAGCGCAGCATCGGCGAGCTGACCGGCCGCGAGGACGCGCGCGAGCGCGTGCACGGCTCGGTCGCCGCGCATCTGATCGCGGCCCAGCGCGGCGCGACGCTGCTGCGCGTGCACGACGTCGCCGCGACGGTGGACGCGCTGAAGGTCTGGCACGCGGTCGCGGCGCAAGCGATGCCGCGGCGTACGACGGCGTCGGCGCCGTCGCTGAAGTGGCCCGACGACGAGTAA
- a CDS encoding DUF2065 family protein, with the protein MAGEVLRALCLVAVFEGLFLFAAPRGWKRAAEQLLMLPDRHLRLVGAIVVAIGIVALWLARG; encoded by the coding sequence GTGGCCGGCGAAGTGCTGCGGGCGCTGTGCCTGGTGGCGGTGTTCGAGGGGCTGTTCCTGTTCGCCGCCCCGCGCGGCTGGAAGCGCGCCGCCGAACAGTTGCTGATGCTGCCCGACCGGCACCTGCGCCTGGTCGGGGCGATAGTCGTGGCGATCGGCATCGTCGCCTTGTGGCTCGCGCGCGGCTGA
- a CDS encoding D-Ala-D-Ala carboxypeptidase family metallohydrolase, whose amino-acid sequence MSLSLRRDGSDTPEQRYQAWLARGHRAQAEAYRAFLRTDGVADVLPLRQLLRSGRHWRRCGVDEFVVPPRTLWAATVPSLRLIRELRAQGWLNGATVQSAYRDERFNRCEGGSRLSRHRHGGAYDFDLAADAPVRALCGFWRRRGAAAGFGLGFYDRRHLHVDTAGFRTWGGDFRRGTSLCQKPPQGAPPDGAAAPRRL is encoded by the coding sequence ATGTCCCTGTCGCTGCGCCGCGACGGCAGCGACACGCCCGAACAGCGCTACCAGGCCTGGCTGGCGCGCGGCCATCGCGCGCAGGCCGAGGCCTACCGCGCCTTTCTACGCACCGACGGCGTGGCCGACGTGCTGCCGCTGCGCCAGTTGCTGCGCAGCGGCCGGCACTGGCGCCGCTGCGGGGTCGACGAGTTCGTCGTGCCGCCGCGGACGCTGTGGGCGGCGACCGTGCCCAGCCTGCGCCTGATCCGCGAACTGCGTGCGCAGGGCTGGCTGAACGGGGCCACCGTGCAATCGGCCTATCGCGACGAGCGCTTCAACCGCTGCGAGGGCGGCAGCCGGCTGAGCCGCCATCGCCACGGCGGCGCCTACGACTTCGATCTCGCCGCCGACGCGCCGGTGCGGGCGCTGTGCGGGTTCTGGCGCCGGCGCGGCGCGGCGGCCGGCTTCGGCCTGGGCTTCTACGACCGCCGCCACCTCCACGTCGACACCGCCGGCTTCCGCACCTGGGGCGGCGATTTCAGGCGCGGGACCTCGCTCTGCCAGAAGCCGCCCCAAGGGGCGCCCCCGGATGGCGCCGCCGCGCCGCGGCGGCTATAA
- the miaA gene encoding tRNA (adenosine(37)-N6)-dimethylallyltransferase MiaA: MPRSADPRPLAIALMGPTASGKTALALDWAQRLDGEIVSVDSALVYRGLDIGAAKPSAAEQALVPHHLIDVRDPWQPYSAADFAQDARRALDGIVARGRLPILAGGTGLYFHALLRGLAPMPEADAAVRAQLAAEAGRRGWAALHAELVQVDPEAAARIHATDAQRIQRALEVFRLSGKPISRWRREALHAPRLPYRVLRLALAPAERATLHARIERRFDQMLADGFLDEVRRLRALPPLGAHPAPLDLPAIRAVGYRQAWEYLDGAGSEDQFRARGIYATRQLAKRQLTWLRGELDLRWFDPLRDAVELERTLTQFAGVRLVGRAPAA, encoded by the coding sequence ATGCCCCGTTCCGCCGACCCGCGCCCGCTCGCGATCGCCCTGATGGGGCCGACCGCGTCGGGCAAGACCGCCCTGGCCCTGGACTGGGCGCAGCGCCTGGACGGCGAGATCGTCAGCGTCGACTCGGCCCTGGTCTACCGCGGCCTCGACATCGGCGCGGCCAAGCCCAGCGCGGCCGAGCAGGCGCTGGTGCCGCACCACCTGATCGACGTGCGCGACCCCTGGCAGCCGTACTCGGCCGCCGACTTCGCCCAGGACGCGCGCCGCGCCCTGGACGGCATCGTCGCCCGCGGCCGCCTGCCGATCCTGGCCGGCGGCACCGGCCTGTACTTCCACGCCCTGCTGCGCGGTCTGGCGCCGATGCCCGAGGCCGACGCCGCGGTCCGCGCCCAGCTGGCCGCCGAGGCGGGGCGGCGCGGCTGGGCCGCCCTGCACGCCGAGCTGGTCCAGGTCGATCCGGAGGCGGCGGCGCGCATCCACGCCACCGACGCCCAACGCATCCAGCGCGCCCTGGAAGTGTTCCGCCTGTCCGGCAAGCCGATCAGCCGCTGGCGTCGCGAGGCCCTGCACGCGCCGCGGCTGCCGTATCGGGTGCTCAGGCTGGCGCTGGCGCCGGCCGAACGCGCGACCCTGCATGCCCGGATCGAGCGCCGCTTCGACCAGATGCTGGCCGACGGCTTTCTCGATGAAGTCCGCCGTCTGCGCGCGCTGCCGCCGCTGGGCGCGCATCCCGCCCCGCTGGATCTGCCGGCGATCCGCGCGGTCGGCTACCGCCAGGCCTGGGAGTACCTGGACGGGGCCGGCAGCGAGGACCAGTTCCGTGCGCGCGGCATTTACGCGACCCGGCAGTTGGCCAAGCGCCAGTTGACCTGGTTGCGCGGCGAGCTTGACCTGCGTTGGTTCGACCCTTTGCGTGATGCGGTCGAGTTGGAGCGCACATTGACCCAGTTCGCGGGCGTTCGGCTCGTAGGACGGGCCCCGGCGGCTTAG
- the hflX gene encoding ribosome rescue GTPase HflX, which yields MFERSKKGEHALLIQPHAGGAPDEDLLEEFADLARSAGATVAAVLTARIDRPNAATLIGSGKLDEVKTAADASGADLILVNHPLSPGQERNLERALQRRVVDRTGLILDIFSQRAQSAEGKLQVELAQLKHMATRLVRGWTHLERQRGGSIGLRGPGETQLETDRRLLQKRVEQLQRRLDKVEVQRTQMRRARVRSELPRVALVGYTNAGKSTLFNALTGAEAYAADQLFATLDPTVRRIELSGGAVVLADTVGFVRDLPHELVAAFRSTLSEAREADLLLHVIDAADPHRDDRIAQVDEVLNEIGAGDLPQLLVFNKIDRLEGVPPRVDRPGEERHRVWVSARQGLGLDMLRGALGEALQLRHIAGELRIAPQDARLRARLHELGAVRAEQADEHGWLLQVDLALADAQRLFVQAHGEALRPLLEAVQDPT from the coding sequence ATGTTCGAACGTTCCAAGAAGGGCGAGCACGCCCTGTTGATCCAGCCCCACGCCGGCGGCGCGCCGGACGAGGACCTGCTGGAGGAGTTCGCCGACCTGGCGCGGTCGGCGGGCGCGACCGTTGCCGCGGTGCTGACCGCGCGCATCGACCGGCCCAATGCGGCGACCCTGATCGGCAGCGGCAAGCTCGACGAGGTCAAGACCGCGGCCGACGCCAGCGGCGCCGACCTGATCCTGGTCAACCATCCGCTCAGCCCGGGCCAGGAGCGCAATCTCGAGCGCGCCCTGCAGCGCCGGGTGGTCGACCGCACCGGCCTGATCCTGGACATCTTTTCCCAGCGCGCGCAGAGCGCCGAGGGCAAGCTGCAGGTCGAACTGGCCCAGCTCAAGCACATGGCCACCCGCCTGGTGCGCGGCTGGACCCACCTGGAGCGCCAGCGCGGCGGCTCGATCGGCCTGCGCGGGCCCGGCGAAACCCAGCTGGAAACCGACCGCCGCCTGCTGCAGAAGCGGGTCGAACAGCTGCAGCGCCGGCTCGACAAGGTCGAGGTGCAGCGCACCCAGATGCGTCGCGCGCGGGTGCGCAGCGAACTGCCGCGGGTGGCCCTGGTCGGCTACACCAACGCCGGCAAGTCGACCTTGTTCAACGCCCTGACCGGCGCCGAGGCTTACGCCGCCGACCAGCTGTTCGCGACCCTGGACCCGACCGTGCGCCGGATCGAGCTGTCCGGCGGCGCGGTGGTGCTGGCCGACACGGTCGGCTTCGTCCGCGACCTGCCGCACGAGCTGGTCGCGGCGTTCCGCTCGACCCTGTCGGAGGCGCGCGAGGCCGACCTGCTGCTGCACGTGATCGACGCCGCCGACCCGCATCGCGACGACCGCATCGCCCAGGTCGACGAGGTGCTGAACGAAATCGGCGCCGGCGATTTGCCGCAATTGCTGGTTTTCAACAAGATCGACCGCCTCGAAGGCGTGCCGCCGCGGGTCGACCGGCCCGGCGAGGAGCGCCACCGGGTCTGGGTCTCGGCCCGCCAGGGCCTGGGCCTGGACATGTTGCGCGGTGCCCTGGGCGAGGCCTTGCAGCTGCGCCACATCGCCGGCGAGCTGCGGATCGCCCCGCAGGACGCGCGTTTGCGCGCGCGCCTGCACGAGCTGGGCGCGGTCCGCGCCGAGCAGGCCGACGAGCACGGCTGGCTGCTGCAGGTCGACCTGGCCCTGGCCGACGCCCAGCGCCTGTTCGTCCAGGCTCACGGCGAAGCGCTGCGCCCCTTGCTTGAGGCGGTTCAGGACCCCACCTAG
- a CDS encoding helix-turn-helix domain-containing protein has product MSTRIRRARRFANFSQTQLAGRVGVQRSAVAQWEQAGGTSPSVDHLARVALATGVCFEWLATGRGRAQPNGGDFDMAVTMQDFAQSETEGRMLELIRRLPPKKQRMACSILDLLAG; this is encoded by the coding sequence ATGTCGACGCGAATCCGGCGCGCGCGCAGGTTCGCCAATTTTTCCCAGACCCAACTGGCCGGGCGCGTCGGCGTCCAGCGCAGCGCGGTGGCGCAATGGGAGCAGGCGGGCGGCACTTCGCCCAGCGTGGACCACCTGGCGCGGGTCGCGCTGGCCACCGGGGTGTGTTTCGAATGGTTGGCCACCGGACGCGGACGCGCGCAGCCCAACGGCGGCGATTTCGATATGGCCGTCACGATGCAGGACTTCGCCCAAAGCGAGACCGAGGGCCGGATGCTCGAATTGATCCGGCGCCTGCCGCCGAAGAAGCAACGGATGGCCTGTTCGATCCTGGACCTGCTCGCCGGCTGA